The window AAGCCAATATGAAAAGTTGAAAGGGCTAGGGCGCGGCGCACGGGCAGATTTGAGTGCAGAAATTATAGCCAACTATCCTATCCCTGTTCCGCCTCTTTCTGAACAGTGCCGCATCGTCTCCATCCTCGACCGCTTCGACGCCCTATGCAACGATCTCACAAGCGGCCTCCCTGCCGAGATCGCCGCACGCAAGAAGCAATACGAACACTACCGCGATAAACTGCTGACCTTTCCAAGAAGCAACGGATAGTTCTAACGCATGGATTCATTAAGAAAACACAGAAGACTCCGGTACGAGAAATCGAACGTGCGAAAAAATATCGTGTGATTTATTGCGAGAGAGAGGAGAAATGACATGGATGATTTGGATCGCTATATTGCAGAGCAGATGAAAGACCCCGCTTTTCGCGAAGAACACGAACGGACACGTTTGGAATTCGCACTTACAGAACTCCTGATTACGGCACGCATGGAGCAGGATCTGACACAGAAAGAATTGGCGGAGAAATCGGGGGTTCGCCAATCGAACATCAGCCGTATTGAAAAAGGACAGGCGGTACCTTCCTTGGTGACGCTTGATAAGATTGCAAAGGCATTGGGAAAGGAAGTCCAAGTCAGTTTTGTCTGAT of the Selenomonas sputigena genome contains:
- a CDS encoding helix-turn-helix domain-containing protein yields the protein MDDLDRYIAEQMKDPAFREEHERTRLEFALTELLITARMEQDLTQKELAEKSGVRQSNISRIEKGQAVPSLVTLDKIAKALGKEVQVSFV